In Nicotiana tabacum cultivar K326 chromosome 21, ASM71507v2, whole genome shotgun sequence, one DNA window encodes the following:
- the LOC107818850 gene encoding putative late blight resistance protein homolog R1A-3 isoform X3, with product MAYASIASLMRTIELLLTSNSPMQSLICDYKEEFLALQGKVSSLEVFLKNFEKSNDTEKMAYLESQIKDVTNAVEHTIQLRLTEAVMANDEIQKEKEHKRLFDSLKQVAEEIDHVQNESPNIQDYNTASHYQRKWLLEKLTQYGGSSGNLKVISIIGMGGIGKTTLAKEVYDYESIRSHYDVRAWTTVSQHYNVKDILESLLHSTMRDRFYMGDESELADMLRKSLIGRRYLIVMDDMWSSNAWDDVRHCFPSYNNGSRILLTTRNKEVAYYAGTENLSLQMNLMDPDESWNLAKSMVFANEAFPYEFETIGKQIAEYCTGLPLAILVISGLLSKSKRTVEDWENIAEDVLSFVTKDPYERYVHVLGLSYNHLTSDLKACLLYFGIFPEDSEISVKSLVRFWMAEGFLKSEKDLEREAEKCLQDLIDRHLVLVCKKSLDGTKIRSCKVHDLIHELCLRELTQSQDIFVMKDIVFDKSYEDDDLDEGDDSGGDGDSDAKKAQSHAFPLESHHLSTHKMQPFKRWTDDGMCLALLTPEHDHLISRQTDDDDYTLLKRTRSIFSFCLNSTFTINPELIHFSLLRILDLGTTKLISFPPHVLCLIWLRYLALSGTGEDFYVPPEICRLWNLQTLIIVKLNFPGDVTFTEKIWELMQLRQLRLHKFYLSNPPRESDDEESYLAFSNIHTISGLSPSSCTKEVISGIRNVKKLVICGYANDYEIFQRSGLFNNLAHLHQLETLSVELVRKWDSPATIPSIAAFPATLKKLKLVSTGVNWEDLNIVGELPNLEVLKLMRNACIGKEWYPIEGGFTRLKLLLIVHCDLKYWKATDIYSLQLIELTDCTTELEASAARIQQEQEDLGIKPVDVRISCKYKII from the exons ATGGCTTATGCTAGTATTGCTTCTCTTATGAGAACAATAGAACTACTCTTGACATCCAATTCGCCAATGCAATCTCTAATTTGTGACTACAAAGAAGAATTTCTCGCTCTTCAGGGAAAAGTTAGTTCTCTGGAagtatttctcaagaattttGAGAAAAGCAATGATACTGAGAAAATGGCATATTTGGAATCGCAGATAAAAGACGTGACAAATGCTGTGGAACACACAATTCAACTGAGACTAACAGAAGCTGTAATGGCAAATGATGAAATACAGAAAGAAAAGGAACATAAGAGGCTTTTTGATAGCCTAAAACAAGTAGCAGAGGAGATTGATCATGTCCAGAATGAGTCACCAAACATTCAAGATTATAATACGGCCAGCCATTATCAAAGGAAATGGTTGCTGGAAAAACTGACACAATATGGTGGCTCGTCTGGTAACCTCAAAGTCATCTCAATCATCGGGATGGGGGGCATTGGTAAAACGACTTTAGCAAAAGAAGTTTACGATTATGAATCAATTCGATCTCATTATGATGTTCGTGCCTGGACTACTGTATCTCAACATTATAATGTAAAAGATATCCTGGAAAGCCTTCTGCATTCCACAATGCGTGACAGATTTTACATGGGTGACGAGTCAGAGCTAGCAGACATGCTACGAAAAAGTTTAATAGGTAGGAGATATTTAATTGTCATGGATGACATGTGGAGCAGTAACGCATGGGATGACGTGAGACATTGCTTTCCAAGTTACAACAATGGGAGCCGAATATTGTTGACTACCCGTAACAAAGAAGTAGCTTATTATGCTGGTACAGAGAATCTTTCTTTGCAGATGAACCTCATGGACCCAGATGAGAGTTGGAACCTTGCCAAAAGTATGGTGTTTGCAAATGAAGCATTTCCATATGAGTTCGAGACTATTGGGAAGCAAATTGCAGAGTATTGCACAGGGTTACCACTAGCTATTCTCGTGATTTCTGGGCTTCTCTCCAAATCTAAAAGGACAGTAGAAGATTGGGAAAATATTGCTGAAGATGTCTTGTCATTTGTCACAAAAGATCCATATGAACGATATGTACATGTGCTTGGGTTGAGTTACAATCACTTAACCAGTGACCTAAAAGCATGCCTTCTGTATTTTGGGATTTTTCCAGAAGACAGTGAGATTTCGGTGAAGAGTTTGGTGAGATTCTGGATGGCTGAGGGCTTCCTGAAGTCAGAAAAAGATTTGGAAAGAGAGGCTGAGAAGTGcttacaagatcttattgacagaCATCTAGTTCTTGTCTGCAAGAAAAGTTTGGATGGCACAAAAATTAGATCATGTAAGGTTCATGATCTAATACATGAGCTGTGCTTGAGAGAATTAACTCAAAGCCAAGACATTTTTGTCATGAAAGACATTGTTTTTGATAAATCATATGAAGATGATGATTTGGATGAAGGTGATGATTCGGGTGGAGATGGAGATTCAGATGCAAAAAAAGCTCAAAGCCATGCTTTTCCTCTAGAGAGTCATCATCTCAGTACACATAAAATGCAGCCCTTTAAGCGATGGACTGATGATGGAATGTGTTTGGCCCTTCTTACTCCCGAACATGATCATTTGATAAGCAGGCAGACAGATGATGATGATTACACTCTCTTGAAACGAACTCgttccattttctctttttgtcttAATTCAACTTTTACTATAAATCCAGAGCTTATTCATTTTAGTTTACTTAGAATCTTGGACTTGGGTACCACAAAGTTAATAAGTTTCCCTCCACATGTACTATGTCTCATTTGGTTGAGGTACCTAGCATTGTCTGGCACTGGCGAGGATTTTTACGTTCCTCCAGAAATTTGCAGATTATGGAATCTGCAAACACTCATTATTGTTAAATTGAATTTTCCTGGAGATGTGACTTTTACGGAGAAAATTTGGGAactaatgcaattaaggcagctCAGACTACATAAATTTTATTTGTCAAATCCTCCAAGGGAATCTGATGACGAGGAGAGCTACTTGGCTTTTTCAAACATACATACTATTTCTGGCTTGTCTCCAAGTAGTTGCACAAAGGAGGTTATTTCAGGGATTCGGAATGTTAAGAAGTTAGTAATCTGTGGATATGCCAATGACTATGAAATCTTTCAACGATCTGGACTTTTCAACAATCTTGCCCATCTGCATCAACTTGAAACATTGAGTGTTGAACTTGTTCGTAAGTGGGACTCACCAGCGACTATTCCAAGTATAGCAGCTTTTCCAGCAACACTGAAGAAGTTGAAGTTGGTCTCAACTGGTGTAAACTGGGAGGACTTGAACATCGTAGGTGAGTTGCCTAACCTTGAGGTGCTGAAGCTGATGCGGAACGCTTGTATTGGCAAAGAATGGTATCCAATTGAAGGAGGATTTACTCGATTGAAGCTTTTGCTAATTGTGCATTGTGATCTCAAGTACTGGAAAGCCA CAGATATTTACTCACTGCAACTCATTGAGTTAACTGACTGTACAACCGAACTCGAGGCTTCTGCTGCACGAATTCAACAAGAACAAGAAGACCTTGGAATCAAACCCGTGGATGTTCGTATCTCATGTAAGTATAAAATTATATAA
- the LOC107818850 gene encoding putative late blight resistance protein homolog R1A-3 isoform X4: MAYASIASLMRTIELLLTSNSPMQSLICDYKEEFLALQGKVSSLEVFLKNFEKSNDTEKMAYLESQIKDVTNAVEHTIQLRLTEAVMANDEIQKEKEHKRLFDSLKQVAEEIDHVQNESPNIQDYNTASHYQRKWLLEKLTQYGGSSGNLKVISIIGMGGIGKTTLAKEVYDYESIRSHYDVRAWTTVSQHYNVKDILESLLHSTMRDRFYMGDESELADMLRKSLIGRRYLIVMDDMWSSNAWDDVRHCFPSYNNGSRILLTTRNKEVAYYAGTENLSLQMNLMDPDESWNLAKSMVFANEAFPYEFETIGKQIAEYCTGLPLAILVISGLLSKSKRTVEDWENIAEDVLSFVTKDPYERYVHVLGLSYNHLTSDLKACLLYFGIFPEDSEISVKSLVRFWMAEGFLKSEKDLEREAEKCLQDLIDRHLVLVCKKSLDGTKIRSCKVHDLIHELCLRELTQSQDIFVMKDIVFDKSYEDDDLDEGDDSGGDGDSDAKKAQSHAFPLESHHLSTHKMQPFKRWTDDGMCLALLTPEHDHLISRQTDDDDYTLLKRTRSIFSFCLNSTFTINPELIHFSLLRILDLGTTKLISFPPHVLCLIWLRYLALSGTGEDFYVPPEICRLWNLQTLIIVKLNFPGDVTFTEKIWELMQLRQLRLHKFYLSNPPRESDDEESYLAFSNIHTISGLSPSSCTKEVISGIRNVKKLVICGYANDYEIFQRSGLFNNLAHLHQLETLSVELVRKWDSPATIPSIAAFPATLKKLKLVSTGVNWEDLNIVGELPNLEVLKLMRNACIGKEWYPIEGGFTRLKLLLIVHCDLKYWKATDIYSLQLIELTDCTTELEASAARIQQEQEDLGIKPVDVRISSN, encoded by the exons ATGGCTTATGCTAGTATTGCTTCTCTTATGAGAACAATAGAACTACTCTTGACATCCAATTCGCCAATGCAATCTCTAATTTGTGACTACAAAGAAGAATTTCTCGCTCTTCAGGGAAAAGTTAGTTCTCTGGAagtatttctcaagaattttGAGAAAAGCAATGATACTGAGAAAATGGCATATTTGGAATCGCAGATAAAAGACGTGACAAATGCTGTGGAACACACAATTCAACTGAGACTAACAGAAGCTGTAATGGCAAATGATGAAATACAGAAAGAAAAGGAACATAAGAGGCTTTTTGATAGCCTAAAACAAGTAGCAGAGGAGATTGATCATGTCCAGAATGAGTCACCAAACATTCAAGATTATAATACGGCCAGCCATTATCAAAGGAAATGGTTGCTGGAAAAACTGACACAATATGGTGGCTCGTCTGGTAACCTCAAAGTCATCTCAATCATCGGGATGGGGGGCATTGGTAAAACGACTTTAGCAAAAGAAGTTTACGATTATGAATCAATTCGATCTCATTATGATGTTCGTGCCTGGACTACTGTATCTCAACATTATAATGTAAAAGATATCCTGGAAAGCCTTCTGCATTCCACAATGCGTGACAGATTTTACATGGGTGACGAGTCAGAGCTAGCAGACATGCTACGAAAAAGTTTAATAGGTAGGAGATATTTAATTGTCATGGATGACATGTGGAGCAGTAACGCATGGGATGACGTGAGACATTGCTTTCCAAGTTACAACAATGGGAGCCGAATATTGTTGACTACCCGTAACAAAGAAGTAGCTTATTATGCTGGTACAGAGAATCTTTCTTTGCAGATGAACCTCATGGACCCAGATGAGAGTTGGAACCTTGCCAAAAGTATGGTGTTTGCAAATGAAGCATTTCCATATGAGTTCGAGACTATTGGGAAGCAAATTGCAGAGTATTGCACAGGGTTACCACTAGCTATTCTCGTGATTTCTGGGCTTCTCTCCAAATCTAAAAGGACAGTAGAAGATTGGGAAAATATTGCTGAAGATGTCTTGTCATTTGTCACAAAAGATCCATATGAACGATATGTACATGTGCTTGGGTTGAGTTACAATCACTTAACCAGTGACCTAAAAGCATGCCTTCTGTATTTTGGGATTTTTCCAGAAGACAGTGAGATTTCGGTGAAGAGTTTGGTGAGATTCTGGATGGCTGAGGGCTTCCTGAAGTCAGAAAAAGATTTGGAAAGAGAGGCTGAGAAGTGcttacaagatcttattgacagaCATCTAGTTCTTGTCTGCAAGAAAAGTTTGGATGGCACAAAAATTAGATCATGTAAGGTTCATGATCTAATACATGAGCTGTGCTTGAGAGAATTAACTCAAAGCCAAGACATTTTTGTCATGAAAGACATTGTTTTTGATAAATCATATGAAGATGATGATTTGGATGAAGGTGATGATTCGGGTGGAGATGGAGATTCAGATGCAAAAAAAGCTCAAAGCCATGCTTTTCCTCTAGAGAGTCATCATCTCAGTACACATAAAATGCAGCCCTTTAAGCGATGGACTGATGATGGAATGTGTTTGGCCCTTCTTACTCCCGAACATGATCATTTGATAAGCAGGCAGACAGATGATGATGATTACACTCTCTTGAAACGAACTCgttccattttctctttttgtcttAATTCAACTTTTACTATAAATCCAGAGCTTATTCATTTTAGTTTACTTAGAATCTTGGACTTGGGTACCACAAAGTTAATAAGTTTCCCTCCACATGTACTATGTCTCATTTGGTTGAGGTACCTAGCATTGTCTGGCACTGGCGAGGATTTTTACGTTCCTCCAGAAATTTGCAGATTATGGAATCTGCAAACACTCATTATTGTTAAATTGAATTTTCCTGGAGATGTGACTTTTACGGAGAAAATTTGGGAactaatgcaattaaggcagctCAGACTACATAAATTTTATTTGTCAAATCCTCCAAGGGAATCTGATGACGAGGAGAGCTACTTGGCTTTTTCAAACATACATACTATTTCTGGCTTGTCTCCAAGTAGTTGCACAAAGGAGGTTATTTCAGGGATTCGGAATGTTAAGAAGTTAGTAATCTGTGGATATGCCAATGACTATGAAATCTTTCAACGATCTGGACTTTTCAACAATCTTGCCCATCTGCATCAACTTGAAACATTGAGTGTTGAACTTGTTCGTAAGTGGGACTCACCAGCGACTATTCCAAGTATAGCAGCTTTTCCAGCAACACTGAAGAAGTTGAAGTTGGTCTCAACTGGTGTAAACTGGGAGGACTTGAACATCGTAGGTGAGTTGCCTAACCTTGAGGTGCTGAAGCTGATGCGGAACGCTTGTATTGGCAAAGAATGGTATCCAATTGAAGGAGGATTTACTCGATTGAAGCTTTTGCTAATTGTGCATTGTGATCTCAAGTACTGGAAAGCCA CAGATATTTACTCACTGCAACTCATTGAGTTAACTGACTGTACAACCGAACTCGAGGCTTCTGCTGCACGAATTCAACAAGAACAAGAAGACCTTGGAATCAAACCCGTGGATGTTCGTATCTCAT CTAATTAA
- the LOC107818850 gene encoding putative late blight resistance protein homolog R1A-3 isoform X2, with protein sequence MAYASIASLMRTIELLLTSNSPMQSLICDYKEEFLALQGKVSSLEVFLKNFEKSNDTEKMAYLESQIKDVTNAVEHTIQLRLTEAVMANDEIQKEKEHKRLFDSLKQVAEEIDHVQNESPNIQDYNTASHYQRKWLLEKLTQYGGSSGNLKVISIIGMGGIGKTTLAKEVYDYESIRSHYDVRAWTTVSQHYNVKDILESLLHSTMRDRFYMGDESELADMLRKSLIGRRYLIVMDDMWSSNAWDDVRHCFPSYNNGSRILLTTRNKEVAYYAGTENLSLQMNLMDPDESWNLAKSMVFANEAFPYEFETIGKQIAEYCTGLPLAILVISGLLSKSKRTVEDWENIAEDVLSFVTKDPYERYVHVLGLSYNHLTSDLKACLLYFGIFPEDSEISVKSLVRFWMAEGFLKSEKDLEREAEKCLQDLIDRHLVLVCKKSLDGTKIRSCKVHDLIHELCLRELTQSQDIFVMKDIVFDKSYEDDDLDEGDDSGGDGDSDAKKAQSHAFPLESHHLSTHKMQPFKRWTDDGMCLALLTPEHDHLISRQTDDDDYTLLKRTRSIFSFCLNSTFTINPELIHFSLLRILDLGTTKLISFPPHVLCLIWLRYLALSGTGEDFYVPPEICRLWNLQTLIIVKLNFPGDVTFTEKIWELMQLRQLRLHKFYLSNPPRESDDEESYLAFSNIHTISGLSPSSCTKEVISGIRNVKKLVICGYANDYEIFQRSGLFNNLAHLHQLETLSVELVRKWDSPATIPSIAAFPATLKKLKLVSTGVNWEDLNIVGELPNLEVLKLMRNACIGKEWYPIEGGFTRLKLLLIVHCDLKYWKATDDNFPVLERLLIRDCHRLEEIPIEFADIYSLQLIELTDCTTELEASAARIQQEQEDLGIKPVDVRISSN encoded by the exons ATGGCTTATGCTAGTATTGCTTCTCTTATGAGAACAATAGAACTACTCTTGACATCCAATTCGCCAATGCAATCTCTAATTTGTGACTACAAAGAAGAATTTCTCGCTCTTCAGGGAAAAGTTAGTTCTCTGGAagtatttctcaagaattttGAGAAAAGCAATGATACTGAGAAAATGGCATATTTGGAATCGCAGATAAAAGACGTGACAAATGCTGTGGAACACACAATTCAACTGAGACTAACAGAAGCTGTAATGGCAAATGATGAAATACAGAAAGAAAAGGAACATAAGAGGCTTTTTGATAGCCTAAAACAAGTAGCAGAGGAGATTGATCATGTCCAGAATGAGTCACCAAACATTCAAGATTATAATACGGCCAGCCATTATCAAAGGAAATGGTTGCTGGAAAAACTGACACAATATGGTGGCTCGTCTGGTAACCTCAAAGTCATCTCAATCATCGGGATGGGGGGCATTGGTAAAACGACTTTAGCAAAAGAAGTTTACGATTATGAATCAATTCGATCTCATTATGATGTTCGTGCCTGGACTACTGTATCTCAACATTATAATGTAAAAGATATCCTGGAAAGCCTTCTGCATTCCACAATGCGTGACAGATTTTACATGGGTGACGAGTCAGAGCTAGCAGACATGCTACGAAAAAGTTTAATAGGTAGGAGATATTTAATTGTCATGGATGACATGTGGAGCAGTAACGCATGGGATGACGTGAGACATTGCTTTCCAAGTTACAACAATGGGAGCCGAATATTGTTGACTACCCGTAACAAAGAAGTAGCTTATTATGCTGGTACAGAGAATCTTTCTTTGCAGATGAACCTCATGGACCCAGATGAGAGTTGGAACCTTGCCAAAAGTATGGTGTTTGCAAATGAAGCATTTCCATATGAGTTCGAGACTATTGGGAAGCAAATTGCAGAGTATTGCACAGGGTTACCACTAGCTATTCTCGTGATTTCTGGGCTTCTCTCCAAATCTAAAAGGACAGTAGAAGATTGGGAAAATATTGCTGAAGATGTCTTGTCATTTGTCACAAAAGATCCATATGAACGATATGTACATGTGCTTGGGTTGAGTTACAATCACTTAACCAGTGACCTAAAAGCATGCCTTCTGTATTTTGGGATTTTTCCAGAAGACAGTGAGATTTCGGTGAAGAGTTTGGTGAGATTCTGGATGGCTGAGGGCTTCCTGAAGTCAGAAAAAGATTTGGAAAGAGAGGCTGAGAAGTGcttacaagatcttattgacagaCATCTAGTTCTTGTCTGCAAGAAAAGTTTGGATGGCACAAAAATTAGATCATGTAAGGTTCATGATCTAATACATGAGCTGTGCTTGAGAGAATTAACTCAAAGCCAAGACATTTTTGTCATGAAAGACATTGTTTTTGATAAATCATATGAAGATGATGATTTGGATGAAGGTGATGATTCGGGTGGAGATGGAGATTCAGATGCAAAAAAAGCTCAAAGCCATGCTTTTCCTCTAGAGAGTCATCATCTCAGTACACATAAAATGCAGCCCTTTAAGCGATGGACTGATGATGGAATGTGTTTGGCCCTTCTTACTCCCGAACATGATCATTTGATAAGCAGGCAGACAGATGATGATGATTACACTCTCTTGAAACGAACTCgttccattttctctttttgtcttAATTCAACTTTTACTATAAATCCAGAGCTTATTCATTTTAGTTTACTTAGAATCTTGGACTTGGGTACCACAAAGTTAATAAGTTTCCCTCCACATGTACTATGTCTCATTTGGTTGAGGTACCTAGCATTGTCTGGCACTGGCGAGGATTTTTACGTTCCTCCAGAAATTTGCAGATTATGGAATCTGCAAACACTCATTATTGTTAAATTGAATTTTCCTGGAGATGTGACTTTTACGGAGAAAATTTGGGAactaatgcaattaaggcagctCAGACTACATAAATTTTATTTGTCAAATCCTCCAAGGGAATCTGATGACGAGGAGAGCTACTTGGCTTTTTCAAACATACATACTATTTCTGGCTTGTCTCCAAGTAGTTGCACAAAGGAGGTTATTTCAGGGATTCGGAATGTTAAGAAGTTAGTAATCTGTGGATATGCCAATGACTATGAAATCTTTCAACGATCTGGACTTTTCAACAATCTTGCCCATCTGCATCAACTTGAAACATTGAGTGTTGAACTTGTTCGTAAGTGGGACTCACCAGCGACTATTCCAAGTATAGCAGCTTTTCCAGCAACACTGAAGAAGTTGAAGTTGGTCTCAACTGGTGTAAACTGGGAGGACTTGAACATCGTAGGTGAGTTGCCTAACCTTGAGGTGCTGAAGCTGATGCGGAACGCTTGTATTGGCAAAGAATGGTATCCAATTGAAGGAGGATTTACTCGATTGAAGCTTTTGCTAATTGTGCATTGTGATCTCAAGTACTGGAAAGCCACAGATGACAATTTTCCCGTCCTTGAGCGCCTACTGATTAGAGATTGCCATAGGTTGGAAGAGATACCCATTGAGTTTGCAGATATTTACTCACTGCAACTCATTGAGTTAACTGACTGTACAACCGAACTCGAGGCTTCTGCTGCACGAATTCAACAAGAACAAGAAGACCTTGGAATCAAACCCGTGGATGTTCGTATCTCAT CTAATTAA
- the LOC107818850 gene encoding putative late blight resistance protein homolog R1A-3 isoform X1 has protein sequence MAYASIASLMRTIELLLTSNSPMQSLICDYKEEFLALQGKVSSLEVFLKNFEKSNDTEKMAYLESQIKDVTNAVEHTIQLRLTEAVMANDEIQKEKEHKRLFDSLKQVAEEIDHVQNESPNIQDYNTASHYQRKWLLEKLTQYGGSSGNLKVISIIGMGGIGKTTLAKEVYDYESIRSHYDVRAWTTVSQHYNVKDILESLLHSTMRDRFYMGDESELADMLRKSLIGRRYLIVMDDMWSSNAWDDVRHCFPSYNNGSRILLTTRNKEVAYYAGTENLSLQMNLMDPDESWNLAKSMVFANEAFPYEFETIGKQIAEYCTGLPLAILVISGLLSKSKRTVEDWENIAEDVLSFVTKDPYERYVHVLGLSYNHLTSDLKACLLYFGIFPEDSEISVKSLVRFWMAEGFLKSEKDLEREAEKCLQDLIDRHLVLVCKKSLDGTKIRSCKVHDLIHELCLRELTQSQDIFVMKDIVFDKSYEDDDLDEGDDSGGDGDSDAKKAQSHAFPLESHHLSTHKMQPFKRWTDDGMCLALLTPEHDHLISRQTDDDDYTLLKRTRSIFSFCLNSTFTINPELIHFSLLRILDLGTTKLISFPPHVLCLIWLRYLALSGTGEDFYVPPEICRLWNLQTLIIVKLNFPGDVTFTEKIWELMQLRQLRLHKFYLSNPPRESDDEESYLAFSNIHTISGLSPSSCTKEVISGIRNVKKLVICGYANDYEIFQRSGLFNNLAHLHQLETLSVELVRKWDSPATIPSIAAFPATLKKLKLVSTGVNWEDLNIVGELPNLEVLKLMRNACIGKEWYPIEGGFTRLKLLLIVHCDLKYWKATDDNFPVLERLLIRDCHRLEEIPIEFADIYSLQLIELTDCTTELEASAARIQQEQEDLGIKPVDVRISCKYKII, from the coding sequence ATGGCTTATGCTAGTATTGCTTCTCTTATGAGAACAATAGAACTACTCTTGACATCCAATTCGCCAATGCAATCTCTAATTTGTGACTACAAAGAAGAATTTCTCGCTCTTCAGGGAAAAGTTAGTTCTCTGGAagtatttctcaagaattttGAGAAAAGCAATGATACTGAGAAAATGGCATATTTGGAATCGCAGATAAAAGACGTGACAAATGCTGTGGAACACACAATTCAACTGAGACTAACAGAAGCTGTAATGGCAAATGATGAAATACAGAAAGAAAAGGAACATAAGAGGCTTTTTGATAGCCTAAAACAAGTAGCAGAGGAGATTGATCATGTCCAGAATGAGTCACCAAACATTCAAGATTATAATACGGCCAGCCATTATCAAAGGAAATGGTTGCTGGAAAAACTGACACAATATGGTGGCTCGTCTGGTAACCTCAAAGTCATCTCAATCATCGGGATGGGGGGCATTGGTAAAACGACTTTAGCAAAAGAAGTTTACGATTATGAATCAATTCGATCTCATTATGATGTTCGTGCCTGGACTACTGTATCTCAACATTATAATGTAAAAGATATCCTGGAAAGCCTTCTGCATTCCACAATGCGTGACAGATTTTACATGGGTGACGAGTCAGAGCTAGCAGACATGCTACGAAAAAGTTTAATAGGTAGGAGATATTTAATTGTCATGGATGACATGTGGAGCAGTAACGCATGGGATGACGTGAGACATTGCTTTCCAAGTTACAACAATGGGAGCCGAATATTGTTGACTACCCGTAACAAAGAAGTAGCTTATTATGCTGGTACAGAGAATCTTTCTTTGCAGATGAACCTCATGGACCCAGATGAGAGTTGGAACCTTGCCAAAAGTATGGTGTTTGCAAATGAAGCATTTCCATATGAGTTCGAGACTATTGGGAAGCAAATTGCAGAGTATTGCACAGGGTTACCACTAGCTATTCTCGTGATTTCTGGGCTTCTCTCCAAATCTAAAAGGACAGTAGAAGATTGGGAAAATATTGCTGAAGATGTCTTGTCATTTGTCACAAAAGATCCATATGAACGATATGTACATGTGCTTGGGTTGAGTTACAATCACTTAACCAGTGACCTAAAAGCATGCCTTCTGTATTTTGGGATTTTTCCAGAAGACAGTGAGATTTCGGTGAAGAGTTTGGTGAGATTCTGGATGGCTGAGGGCTTCCTGAAGTCAGAAAAAGATTTGGAAAGAGAGGCTGAGAAGTGcttacaagatcttattgacagaCATCTAGTTCTTGTCTGCAAGAAAAGTTTGGATGGCACAAAAATTAGATCATGTAAGGTTCATGATCTAATACATGAGCTGTGCTTGAGAGAATTAACTCAAAGCCAAGACATTTTTGTCATGAAAGACATTGTTTTTGATAAATCATATGAAGATGATGATTTGGATGAAGGTGATGATTCGGGTGGAGATGGAGATTCAGATGCAAAAAAAGCTCAAAGCCATGCTTTTCCTCTAGAGAGTCATCATCTCAGTACACATAAAATGCAGCCCTTTAAGCGATGGACTGATGATGGAATGTGTTTGGCCCTTCTTACTCCCGAACATGATCATTTGATAAGCAGGCAGACAGATGATGATGATTACACTCTCTTGAAACGAACTCgttccattttctctttttgtcttAATTCAACTTTTACTATAAATCCAGAGCTTATTCATTTTAGTTTACTTAGAATCTTGGACTTGGGTACCACAAAGTTAATAAGTTTCCCTCCACATGTACTATGTCTCATTTGGTTGAGGTACCTAGCATTGTCTGGCACTGGCGAGGATTTTTACGTTCCTCCAGAAATTTGCAGATTATGGAATCTGCAAACACTCATTATTGTTAAATTGAATTTTCCTGGAGATGTGACTTTTACGGAGAAAATTTGGGAactaatgcaattaaggcagctCAGACTACATAAATTTTATTTGTCAAATCCTCCAAGGGAATCTGATGACGAGGAGAGCTACTTGGCTTTTTCAAACATACATACTATTTCTGGCTTGTCTCCAAGTAGTTGCACAAAGGAGGTTATTTCAGGGATTCGGAATGTTAAGAAGTTAGTAATCTGTGGATATGCCAATGACTATGAAATCTTTCAACGATCTGGACTTTTCAACAATCTTGCCCATCTGCATCAACTTGAAACATTGAGTGTTGAACTTGTTCGTAAGTGGGACTCACCAGCGACTATTCCAAGTATAGCAGCTTTTCCAGCAACACTGAAGAAGTTGAAGTTGGTCTCAACTGGTGTAAACTGGGAGGACTTGAACATCGTAGGTGAGTTGCCTAACCTTGAGGTGCTGAAGCTGATGCGGAACGCTTGTATTGGCAAAGAATGGTATCCAATTGAAGGAGGATTTACTCGATTGAAGCTTTTGCTAATTGTGCATTGTGATCTCAAGTACTGGAAAGCCACAGATGACAATTTTCCCGTCCTTGAGCGCCTACTGATTAGAGATTGCCATAGGTTGGAAGAGATACCCATTGAGTTTGCAGATATTTACTCACTGCAACTCATTGAGTTAACTGACTGTACAACCGAACTCGAGGCTTCTGCTGCACGAATTCAACAAGAACAAGAAGACCTTGGAATCAAACCCGTGGATGTTCGTATCTCATGTAAGTATAAAATTATATAA